Part of the Nicotiana sylvestris chromosome 5, ASM39365v2, whole genome shotgun sequence genome is shown below.
ATACTTGGGAACGGGACTaacccccaaactcaggaaaaaacgcattcaatttcttattaataacatcgatttctttgcttggtcccatttagatatgatagGAATCCCACCGAAAATAACCAtccatcgactaagtgtcgaccCCAGATTTAAACTGGTGAAACAAAAAAGGCGACCCCAGTCCGAAATAAAacacgcattcatcaaggacgaggtaacaaaactcctcaaaatagggtctattagggaggtaaaatatcctgaatggttggccaatgtggtggtagttcccaaaaagggaaataagttaagaatgtgcatagattacaaAGACTTAAATAAAGCGTGCCCCAAGGATTCattcccattgcctaacatcgaccACTTGATCGATGTCACAGCCGGTCATGAGACCCTTACCTTTCTCTacgcctactcggggtataacaaaattcagatgaaccccggGGATAGGGagaagacttcgttcatcacgaagtatggtacATACTATTATAatataatgcccttcgggctgaaAAACGTAGGAGCCACGTACCAGTGCCtcgttaataaaatgttcgaacatcaaataggcgaatccatggaagtttatattgatgacatgttagttaagtccctgcgcgtagaggaccatttgactcatttataggaaacattcgacatcctcagaagctacaatatgaaactcaatccctataaatgtgccttcggagtgggtttgggaaaattcttaggcttcatggtgtcaaaaACAAGAATCGAgttcaaccccgataaaatcatggccatcgaagaaatcacggtggtaAACAATGTGAAGGTCGTGCAACGGCTGACTGGGCGGATAGCAGCCTTGGGCCAGTTCATATCGAGGTCATCAGATaggagtcatcatttcttctccttacttaaaaagaaaaacaatttcGAATGGACTCTGGAATGCCAACGTGCCTTTGAGGAGTTGAAGCGATATCTGACTAGCCCACCTTTACTCCACACCCCAAAGGAGGATGAGACGGTGCATTTATACCTGTCCGAATTTGAAATAGCGGTAAGTGGTATGCTAGTTCGAAAAGAACAAAGtacgcaattccctatttattatgtaagtcggaccctAGGAGATGCCGAAACTAGGTATCCGCATCttgaaaaattagctcttgcattaataagcgcatcgcGAAAACTgaaaccttattttcaatgccatcataTTTGTGTTTTAGCAACATATCCTCTccgaagcatattgcataagcccgaattaatcgggccgattggccaaatgggccatcaaacTCGGGGGATACGATATCGATTATCAACCCCGAAtggctatcaagtcccaaattctggcAGATTTTGTGGTCGACTTTTCGCCCaccctcgtgcccgaggtagagaaaGAGCTTTTACTAAAGACAGACACACCTTtcggggtatggaccctgtttACTGACGACACCTCGAATGTAAGAGGATCCGGACTCGGCATAGTTCTGAAGCCACCTATGGGCGACACAatcaggcaatctataaaaactgcaagattgactaacaatgaagccgaatatgaggctatgattgcaggtttggaaTTGGCCAAAGGCCTAGGAGCTGAAGTCATCGAAGAAAGATGTGATTCCCTCATGGTAGTAAATCAGGTAAATAggagcttcgaggttcgagaagacaggatgcaaagatacttagacaaaattcAAGTCACACTGcaccgctgcaaagaatggacTCTAGTCCACATACCTCGAGAGAaaaatagcgaggccgatgcctgtgcaaacctgggatcatctgtcgaagaagatgacctactccccGGGGCTATTGTTCAGCTATCCAAATCAGTGATCGAGGAAGGTCATGATCAACTCCATTATCCTGACATGGGATTagagaaataaatatatcaattATTTGGAAAGTGGGAAACTACTCGCAGATCCAAAAGGgtcgagggccctgcgaaccaaagtaGCCTGATTCTCGCTTGACAAAAGCAGAACTCTATACAGAAGAACCTTTGATGGGCCCCTAGTAGTATGTCTAGGGCCGGGGCACACAGATTATGTGCTCCAAGAAAACCACGAGGGCACCTACAGAAATCACTCTGGTGCCGATTCCTTAGTCCAAAAGGTGatcagagcaggctactattgggacaacatggaaaaggaCACCAAAGAATTCATCCGTAAGtgcgacaaatgccagagatttgccCCGATGATTCACCAACTCGGTGAATAGCTGCATTCGGTCTGGTCGctgtggccattcatgaagtgggggatggacatcgtcggacccctGCCAACGGCACCAagtaaagctagatttattttatttatgactaactatttctcaaaatgggtggaagcataggccttcgaaaagataagagaaaaaaaagtcattaacttcatttgagaccacatcatatgccgattcaggATTCCTTCCGAGATAATATGTGATAACAGGAAACAGTTCATCGGAAACAAAGTAACACAGTTCCtcgaggatcacaaaatcaaaaAGAATCCTGTCAACACCTTACCACCTGTGTGCAAACAGCCAGGCCGAATCtacaaacaagaccatcattcaaaaattaaaaaagaagttTGAAAGTtataagggaaaatggagagaaatattcCTCGAAGTGCTAtaggcatatcgaacaactcagAAAACAAGCACAGGAGAAAAGCCCTTCTCTTTGGTATATGGCATCGAGGTTTTGATACCGGTAGAGGTCGGATAGCCAAGCGCCAGATTCCGACACACCACTAAGAGCTCAAACAATGAGGCCATTATTGCGGCCCTCAAACTATTGTGTAAAAAGCGAGAAGCTTCGCTGGTCCGAATGGCCGCCCAAAAACAAAGGATCGAAAGGTACTATAATAGGAGAACAAATCTCCGACATTTCagagtcggggacttagtcctgAGAAAAGTCACCCTAAATACTCGAAACCCTAATAaaggaaagctaggccaaaactgggaaggaccgtaccgtgtcCTTGGAGTGATCGACAAAGGGTCctacaagctcggtaccatggaaggCGAACAGCTTCCAAGCAgttggaacatatcaatgctcaaaCGTTACTACTGCTAAGGTGTCCGATGGAAGACGCCGAAGCACCACCCGACGtaaagaccttgggttttaaagcatgcgttgcactcttttccttcgatcggattttatcccaataagggttttaccgacaaggtttttaatgaggcaacacttATATGCTACCAaaggagaacttaacaagtattcaaggcttctcttcaatcaacctcgaacactgggggcaTCCCCTTGGAAGATCACCTTCTTGAAGAAGTCAAGATGAGCCAAAaaggggtctcgataggaaaatgatgtgtcgggtcaaacggtcgaatgaaccgtgcccGCGTAGAATAATTGAACCCTTGATgacgaaaacatgtatacttgtaccaagtaatcaaagaatattttcccTCCATCAAAATGCTTTGCGCTTCAAAGAAGTATGCTACTTTTACAAGAAACGGCTCTAGAGCCAAAAATatttcccgaacactcggggactgacatcaAAAACTTGAAGCCATATGACCTTCGGGTCGAAaacttcaaactcgtaagccctcaatgaggcaacaccaaGTTTACAAAGAACGACCCTAGAGCCAAGAAACTTTCGACGCCTCGGGGACTATCATCGACTATCATCCCATCGAGCTATTAGAAACTcaaggccgtaagaccccaagcAGGCAACCTCGAGCCTGAAAGCCCTCCATGTGACAATACTagaaaatgtaagacctccaCAAGGTATTATTAGCAGTATAAGACCTCTATAAGGAaacaccaaaactgtaagacctcaagcaaggcatgagttatacttgtaccaagtaactaaatctataagacctcaagtaagacATGTTAAAAAtttaagaccttacaaaaggcataaatcCCAATCgtaaagttaaggctatacattcgaacttgtaagacccttataaaggcataccctcgatgtaaacactgaaactacttcactcggggactgaaaggctaCGGACAAACGCAATGACTATGGGcataaggctccggccaaactcaatgactatggtcacaaggctccggccaaactcacacgactcgaggacgcccgaccgtcgctataaaatcacaggccttcaaattacttcgaaaatattttgaaaagaactggttaatcaGGCTACGCTCGgaataagcaaaagagcttcgatcatgtcAGCTCCAAAAACAGGCTTCGAAATGATTCAgccatcgagcgaaac
Proteins encoded:
- the LOC138868973 gene encoding uncharacterized protein; the encoded protein is MGDTIRQSIKTARLTNNEAEYEAMIAGLELAKGLGAEVIEERCDSLMVVNQVNRSFEVREDRMQRYLDKIQVTLHRCKEWTLVHIPREKNSEADACANLGSSVEEDDLLPGAIVQLSKSVIEEGHDQLHYPDMGLEK